In Malus sylvestris chromosome 15, drMalSylv7.2, whole genome shotgun sequence, a single genomic region encodes these proteins:
- the LOC126604345 gene encoding uncharacterized protein LOC126604345 has product MDCHDSSLIAPNRRIIRRQELDKAENAWKKLEGVGEKQEQTVRRLEKTAMLLVGSYIYLQILIFQSVSRMSCEFWWAPFSLSCLICVVFAIPFKSFVTKWERTQRYHEINFLKQDLVHLQIVIFSSSDHVEQLEQPQPQPAEMLRSDAGKMYQRRAFICLVSLALVAYTVVVLMACRSIPCQRVAIL; this is encoded by the coding sequence ATGGACTGCCATGATTCGTCGCTCATCGCACCAAACAGAAGAATAATCCGCCGTCAAGAACTGGACAAGGCGGAGAACGCATGGAAGAAACTGGAAGGCGTCGGCGAAAAACAAGAGCAAACAGTAAGGCGTCTGGAAAAAACGGCGATGCTGTTGGTCGGATCTTATATCTACCTCCAAATCCTCATATTCCAATCTGTTAGCCGCATGTCCTGCGAGTTCTGGTGGGCGCCGTTCAGCCTCTCGTGTCTGATTTGCGTTGTCTTCGCCATCCCCTTCAAGAGTTTCGTGACGAAATGGGAGCGCACGCAGCGTTATCACGAGATCAATTTTCTTAAGCAAGATTTGGTTCACCTCCAGATTGTGATTTTCTCTTCCTCGGATCACGTTGAGCAGTTGGAGCAGCCGCAGCCGCAGCCGGCGGAGATGTTGAGGAGCGATGCTGGGAAAATGTATCAGAGACGCGCTTTCATCTGTTTGGTTTCTTTAGCTCTTGTTGCGTACACGGTTGTTGTGCTAATGGCATGTAGATCTATTCCCTGTCAGAGAGTAGCTATTCTGTAG